The Desulfuromonas acetexigens genome includes a region encoding these proteins:
- a CDS encoding 4Fe-4S dicluster domain-containing protein: MKNSKMTLSAETMNLDFVRKVEKLSGSSVSRCFQCGKCSAGCPMRSYMEHPPNRIVRLLQLGQFERVLAGRSIWYCASCETCTARCPNKVDLAAIMDALRKCSWDAKGASKESLVQLANKIFLENIRTYGRQYEMRLAAVFNLQSGKLLKDFMLGPKLMSKGKLKMFHQKNKNIKEIERIFRRIEELREKGEAL; encoded by the coding sequence ATGAAAAACTCTAAAATGACCCTCTCCGCCGAAACGATGAATCTCGACTTCGTGCGCAAGGTGGAAAAGCTCTCCGGCAGCTCGGTGAGCCGTTGCTTCCAGTGCGGCAAATGCTCGGCCGGCTGCCCGATGCGCTCCTACATGGAACATCCCCCCAACCGCATCGTCCGCCTCCTGCAGTTGGGACAATTCGAACGGGTACTGGCCGGACGCTCCATCTGGTACTGTGCCTCCTGCGAGACCTGCACCGCCCGCTGCCCGAACAAGGTCGACCTGGCGGCGATCATGGACGCCCTGCGCAAGTGCTCCTGGGATGCCAAAGGGGCGTCCAAGGAATCGTTGGTGCAACTGGCCAATAAAATCTTTCTGGAAAATATTCGCACCTACGGCCGCCAGTATGAAATGCGCCTGGCGGCGGTCTTCAATCTGCAAAGCGGTAAGCTGCTCAAGGATTTCATGCTCGGCCCGAAGCTGATGAGCAAGGGCAAGCTCAAGATGTTTCATCAGAAAAACAAGAACATCAAAGAGATCGAAAGGATCTTCCGGCGCATTGAAGAGTTGCGCGAAAAGGGAGAAGCGCTGTGA
- a CDS encoding CoB--CoM heterodisulfide reductase iron-sulfur subunit B family protein, with protein MTPSKPVLSYSYYPGCSLHASAKEYDESTRELFRVLKIGLKEVPDWFCCGATPAHNVDELLSLALCAKNLVLAEQVEGDMAVACASCFSRLKTAQHRLGEDEEKRRQVEYAIDGKFDKSKPVKHLLEILAKDYGLEQLAAAAKKPLAGLKVACYYGCLLTRPPEVPELDCVEAPTIMERVIAAVGAEPVSWSHRLECCGANFTLSRPGVVIKLSGDILASAREAGADCVMVACPLCHGNLDIRQQEIEEATGRRFNMPIFYMTQLLGLAAGVPPGKLGLDSMIVDPLPLLKKKNLF; from the coding sequence GTGACCCCGAGCAAGCCTGTGTTGAGCTATTCCTACTACCCCGGCTGCTCGCTGCACGCCTCGGCCAAAGAATATGACGAGTCGACCCGGGAACTCTTCCGGGTGCTGAAGATCGGCCTGAAGGAAGTGCCGGACTGGTTCTGCTGCGGTGCCACCCCCGCCCACAATGTGGATGAACTCCTTTCCCTCGCCCTTTGCGCCAAGAATCTCGTTCTCGCCGAGCAGGTCGAGGGGGACATGGCGGTGGCCTGCGCCTCCTGCTTCTCCCGCCTGAAGACCGCCCAACACCGGCTCGGGGAGGATGAAGAGAAGCGGCGCCAGGTCGAATACGCCATCGACGGCAAATTCGACAAGAGCAAGCCGGTCAAGCACCTGCTGGAGATTCTCGCCAAGGATTACGGTCTGGAGCAACTGGCAGCGGCGGCGAAGAAACCGCTCGCCGGGTTGAAAGTGGCCTGCTATTACGGCTGCCTGCTGACCCGCCCGCCGGAAGTGCCGGAGTTGGACTGCGTCGAGGCGCCGACGATCATGGAGCGGGTCATCGCCGCTGTCGGCGCCGAGCCGGTGAGCTGGAGCCATCGCCTGGAATGTTGCGGTGCCAACTTCACATTGTCGCGCCCCGGTGTGGTCATCAAGCTTTCCGGCGATATTCTCGCCTCGGCTCGGGAGGCGGGGGCCGACTGCGTCATGGTCGCCTGCCCCCTGTGTCACGGCAATCTCGACATCCGCCAGCAGGAAATCGAGGAAGCCACCGGCCGTCGCTTTAACATGCCGATTTTCTACATGACCCAGCTGCTCGGCCTCGCCGCCGGAGTCCCGCCCGGCAAACTCGGCCTCGACAGCATGATCGTCGACCCGCTACCGCTGTTGAAGAAAAAGAACTTATTTTAG
- a CDS encoding CoB--CoM heterodisulfide reductase iron-sulfur subunit A family protein, with product MSRIGVFVCHCGENIARTVDVERVAEAARGLFGVAYATDYKYMCSDPGQSLLKKAVAEHRLDGVVVAACSPRMHEKTFRKAVQATGLNPYLCEMANIREHCSWVHEDREEATAKAIAIVTMLVERVKRNKKLAPITVPVTKRALVIGGGIAGIQAALDIADCGHQVVLVEREPSIGGHMAQLSETFPTLDCSQCIMTPKMVDVVNHPNITLHTYAEIEQVDGYIGNFAVKVRKKARSVDMAKCTGCGVCMTKCPQKKIPNAFDRNLGTRPAIYVPFPQAVPNTPVIDREHCTWFQSGKCGVCAKVCGPGAIDYTQQDEFIVEPVGAIVVATGFKLYDISEKPKGSAIKGYGEFGHGKIPDVIDGLTFERLASASGPTGGKILRPSDGKEPKAVVFIQCVGSRAREKGISYCSKICCMYTAKHTMLYKHKVHDGQAYVFFMDARTPGKGYDEFWRRSIEEEEAVYIRGMVSRLYQKGDKVVVMGSDISVGIQVEIEADLVVLATAVQPREGADQLAQKLGISYDQYHFYSEAHAKLRPVECATAGVYLAGACQGPKDIPDTVSQASAAAAKVMTLFAREQLEREPIVATVNERFCVGCLACKKVCPYGAVEEKEIRDRQGNLIKVVAWVNPGVCGGCGTCQATCPSKSVELDGYTDEQIMAQIEAL from the coding sequence ATGTCCCGAATCGGCGTTTTTGTCTGCCATTGCGGTGAGAACATCGCTCGCACCGTCGACGTGGAGCGGGTGGCCGAGGCGGCCCGCGGCCTCTTCGGCGTCGCTTACGCCACCGACTATAAATACATGTGCTCCGACCCCGGCCAGAGCCTGCTGAAAAAGGCGGTGGCCGAGCACCGGCTGGACGGCGTGGTGGTCGCCGCCTGCTCGCCGCGCATGCACGAAAAGACCTTCCGCAAGGCAGTCCAGGCGACGGGCCTGAATCCTTACCTCTGCGAAATGGCCAACATCCGCGAGCACTGTTCCTGGGTCCACGAAGACCGGGAAGAGGCGACGGCCAAGGCCATCGCCATCGTCACCATGCTGGTGGAGCGGGTCAAGCGCAACAAAAAGCTGGCACCGATCACCGTGCCGGTCACCAAGCGGGCCTTGGTCATCGGCGGCGGCATCGCCGGCATCCAGGCGGCCCTCGATATCGCCGACTGCGGCCACCAGGTAGTATTGGTGGAGCGGGAGCCCTCCATCGGCGGGCACATGGCCCAGCTCTCCGAGACCTTCCCGACCCTCGACTGTTCCCAGTGCATCATGACCCCGAAGATGGTCGACGTCGTCAACCACCCCAACATCACCCTGCACACCTATGCGGAAATCGAGCAGGTGGACGGCTACATCGGCAACTTCGCGGTGAAGGTACGCAAGAAGGCGCGCTCGGTCGATATGGCCAAATGCACCGGCTGCGGCGTCTGCATGACCAAATGCCCGCAGAAAAAGATTCCCAACGCCTTCGACCGCAACCTGGGGACGCGACCGGCCATCTATGTCCCCTTCCCCCAGGCGGTGCCCAACACCCCGGTCATCGACCGGGAACACTGCACCTGGTTCCAGTCCGGCAAATGCGGGGTCTGCGCCAAGGTCTGCGGACCCGGAGCCATCGACTACACCCAGCAGGATGAGTTCATCGTCGAGCCGGTCGGAGCCATCGTCGTCGCCACCGGTTTCAAGCTCTACGACATCAGCGAAAAACCGAAGGGTTCGGCGATCAAGGGCTACGGCGAATTCGGCCACGGCAAGATTCCCGACGTCATCGACGGCCTCACCTTCGAGCGGCTGGCCTCGGCCTCCGGCCCCACCGGCGGCAAAATTCTGCGCCCTTCCGACGGCAAAGAACCGAAGGCGGTCGTCTTCATCCAGTGCGTCGGCTCCCGGGCGCGGGAAAAGGGGATCTCCTACTGCTCGAAAATCTGCTGCATGTACACCGCCAAACACACCATGCTCTACAAACATAAGGTGCATGACGGCCAGGCCTACGTCTTTTTCATGGATGCCCGCACCCCCGGCAAGGGCTACGACGAGTTCTGGCGGCGCTCCATCGAGGAGGAGGAAGCGGTCTACATTCGCGGCATGGTCAGCCGCCTCTACCAGAAGGGGGATAAGGTGGTAGTGATGGGGAGCGACATCTCCGTTGGCATCCAGGTGGAGATCGAGGCGGATCTCGTCGTGCTGGCCACGGCGGTGCAGCCCCGCGAAGGCGCCGACCAGCTCGCCCAGAAGCTGGGCATCTCCTACGACCAGTACCATTTCTACTCGGAGGCCCACGCCAAGTTGCGGCCGGTGGAGTGCGCCACCGCCGGCGTCTATCTCGCCGGCGCCTGCCAGGGGCCGAAGGATATTCCCGACACCGTCAGCCAGGCGAGCGCGGCAGCGGCCAAGGTGATGACCCTCTTCGCCAGAGAGCAACTGGAGCGGGAGCCGATCGTCGCGACCGTCAACGAGCGCTTCTGCGTCGGCTGCCTCGCCTGCAAAAAGGTCTGCCCCTACGGCGCGGTGGAAGAGAAAGAAATCCGCGACCGCCAGGGCAACCTGATCAAGGTGGTGGCCTGGGTCAACCCCGGCGTCTGCGGCGGCTGCGGCACCTGCCAGGCGACCTGCCCCTCGAAATCCGTCGAACTCGACGGGTATACGGACGAGCAGATCATGGCGCAAATCGAGGCTCTGTGA
- a CDS encoding hydrogenase iron-sulfur subunit — protein sequence MHTEKHHHAFEPKIVAFVCTWCTYAGADLAGTSRMQYPPNVRVVKFPCTGRIDPVFILRAFQKGADGVLVSGCHPGDCHYMAGNFHARRRFAAFRALLDFVGVDLNRLQFSWVSAAEGGKWVEVVTELTERVREMGPMREFLELEMEEHWSALPTAPELQAAYNAIP from the coding sequence ATGCACACCGAAAAACACCATCACGCCTTCGAACCGAAAATCGTCGCCTTCGTCTGCACCTGGTGCACCTATGCCGGGGCTGACCTGGCGGGGACCAGCCGCATGCAGTACCCGCCCAACGTGCGGGTGGTCAAGTTTCCCTGCACCGGGCGCATCGACCCGGTCTTCATCCTGCGCGCCTTCCAGAAGGGGGCCGACGGGGTGCTGGTTTCCGGTTGTCATCCCGGCGACTGCCACTACATGGCCGGTAATTTCCACGCCCGCCGCCGCTTCGCCGCCTTTCGCGCCCTCCTCGATTTCGTCGGCGTCGACCTCAACCGCCTCCAATTCTCTTGGGTCTCGGCGGCGGAAGGGGGCAAATGGGTCGAGGTGGTGACGGAACTGACCGAGCGGGTGCGCGAGATGGGGCCGATGCGGGAGTTTCTGGAGTTGGAGATGGAAGAACACTGGTCGGCGCTACCGACTGCACCGGAACTGCAAGCAGCGTACAACGCCATCCCGTAG